The Streptomyces sp. NBC_01276 genome contains the following window.
CCGCCGCGTCCGTGCCCGGCCTCTCCGCCATCGACGCCCCCGCCGGACCCGCGCGGGCGCGCGCCGTCCTGCGGGAACTCCAGCGGCTCGCCCTCGACGGGCAGGACCGCTCGGTCGAACTGGGCTCCGCCCGCGCCGACGACGCCAAGGAACTGGACCGGCTGCCCGGCGCCCCCGTGCTGCTCGTGACCACCCGCTACTTCACGACGGAGGGCACCGCCGCCGTCTCCGTGGCCACGTACCGCGCCGACACCTGCCGCCTGACCTTCGGCGACTCGGGCGTGGAGATCACCGAAACCCGAGCGGCCTCCTAGCCGGGCCTTCCTTCGGAGCCCCGGAGCCTAGACGGGGTCGGTAACCGGGGCCCCGTCGGGCCGGTCGTGCGTCGCGCAGTCCGTTTCCGCGTTCGAGCGGCGGGTGCGCTCCGCCCACGCGGCCACCGGCGGCCCCGCCGCGCCCAGAGCCGCGAAGAACACGCCGAGCAGCAGCCAGCCCGCGTGTCCGAGTCCGAGTACCGCCGTCGTGAGCACCACCGGAGCCAGGGCCTGCCCCGCGTTGAAACCGACGCCGAAGAAACCCTGGTACTGGCCCTGGGCGTGATCGGGGGCGATGCCGAAGGCGATCGCGAGGCCGCCCGAGGACTCCCACACCTCTCCGAGACTGTGGACGGCGACGGCGAGGACGGCGAGGCCCGGCGCGATCCAGACCGGAACGTCCGCGGTCAGGGCCATCAAGGGGCAGCTGACCAAGAAGAAGAGCCCCGCGAGGCGGAACGCCCGGCCGCCCTGGCGCGGCGTTTCCACCCGGGAGCCGATCCGGCTCTGGAACAGTACGCACACCCCGCTGTTGACCGCGTAGACCGCCGCCACGGTCCAGCGGGGCGCGTCGGTGTGGACGGAGAGCCAGATCGGCAGCAGCAGGGAGACGGTCTGGTACTGCAGGCCCATCGCGCCGTAGAGCGCTGTGAAGGACACGAACGGCCGGTCGGACAGGACGGCCGCGCGATGGTGTTCCTCGGGCCGGGGCAGGGGCCGGTAGTTCGGTACCCCGCCCAGGGCCATCAGGCCGGCGCAGGCGAAGCTGGCGGCGTTGGCGAGGATGAGCACGGTGTACGCGGTGCGGGTGTCGGCCGAGACGGCGACGGCGGCACCGAGGGTGCCCAGGACCACGCCGAGGTTGACGAACGTGCGGAGTTTCGCCCTGAAGGCGGCCGGGCGTTCACCGCCCGCACGGGCGATGAGCGCACCGCCCGCGGCGCCGCCCGCCGTTGCCGCCAGCCGGTCCAGGGTGGCGATGAGCGTGAACGTGACCCAGTCGTGGATGAAGACGAACGCGGCCATCGTCGCGGTCTGCATCGCGAGGGACGCCAGCCAGACCGTGCGCGGCCCGTACCGGTCGGCCAGGTTCCCGGCCGGGACTCCGGCCAGCAGCCCGACCAGCCCGGCGATCGTGAGGCCGACACCGACCCGTGCGGCGGGCAGGTGCACCACCAGCGTGAAGTAGAGCACCGAGGCGGTGTTGAACAGCCCGTTGCCCACCCGGCTGACGAAGCTCGCGAGGATCAGGGCGCGTTGCGGACCGCTGGGCGACAGCAAGCCGGAAATCCGCTGACCGAAACTCCTCATGATCATGCCAGTCAGGCTAACAGCACCCCGGCAGACACCCTCCGCGCGCATGACCTCATTCGGGATGCGTGGGCCACCAGCCGCCCGCACGGCCCGCGGCGGTGGGGGTGAAGGGGCCGTCCAGGGCTGCCCATTGCAGGAGCAGGATGGTCTTGCCGTCGGCGATGCGGCCGTCACGGGTCATGGCGAGGGCCTGCGCGAAGGGCAGTTCGAGGACCTCGATGTCTTCGCCGTCCTCCTCGAGTCCGCCGCCGGTCCCGGTCCGGTCGGCCGGGGTGTAGGGGGCGGCGAAGAAGTGCAGGCGTTCGGTGACGGATCCGGGGCTCATGCAGGCGTCGAGGACATGGGTGAGCGGGCCGAGCACGACGCCGAGTTCCTCGGCGCTCTCGCGCCGGATGGCGGTCGGCGGGTCGTCCGCGTCGAGCAGGCCCGCGGCCGCTTCGACGAGCATGCCGTCGGGGTGGTCGTTGACGTGGGCCGGGTAGCGGAACTGGCGGGTGAGCAGGACGCGGCCGCGTCCGGTGTCGTAGGGCGGGACGACGGCGCCGTTGCCGCGGTCGTAGGTCTCGCGCTGCTGTGTCTCCCAGCGTCCGTCGCGACGGCGGTGGTCGAAGGTGGTGGTCGAAGGTGGTGCGGCGCAGGACGTGCCAGCCCTGAGAGGTGAGCTCGACGTCGCGGACCACCACGTCGGCGTTACGGGCCAGGCCGCGTCCGGCCCGGTCGAGGCCGGTGCGGCCGCGGTGGTCGGGGGTGTCGATGCCGGGGCGGCTTGTCACGCGGTCTCCTGCGGGGTGCGGCGGGGGATCTCGGCCACGTCGTGGTGGACGGGCAGGCCGCGGCGGCGGGCGGTGGCGACGTCCTGGTCGGCTCCGGAGGAGTCGCCGGGCAGGCGCAGCACGGCGTCGCGGTGGGTGAGGAGGCGGTCGGCGGTCGGGTAGAGCACCTGGTCGGCGAGGGGGCCGGTGGGGCCCGCGCCGGCCGAGTGCAGGACGGGCAGGGCGATCCATTCCCCGATCACCGGGAGGTGGCCGGCGGCGAAGACGGGCCAGGCGGCGGCTTCGAGGCGGGCGAGGTTGACGGCCATGGCCTGCGGGTCGCCGTCGGTGCCGGAGCGGGACGTCCGGGGGACCGACCCACCAGCGCGCTTCAGCCGTCCACCGGAATCGACGATCGCTCCGTCGGCTCATGCGGCCGGGGCCTGGCCGCCGACGGGCGGCCGGACCGACCCCCTGGGTGCGCCCCAGCTCGCGGCCGACGGTGCGGCTGAGGGGCGAGGCCCCGGGCGGGCTGACCTCCAGCGCCGGTGCCGACGGTGTCCGGGCCGCTGTTCTGCTGCGCCGGACCGGGATCGGGCCCCTCGGGACGGTTCCGGTCCGGGTCCGCCTCCGGGCCGCGGACCTCCGGGCCGTCCCGCACGGGGCCGGGCGCCGTCGCCCCGCCGGGTCGGGCGGGGTCGGGCGGGGGAGCCCCGGCCCGTCGCCACGGCAGTGGGCGCGCGGCGGTCCACGGGGGAGGAGTGGTCACCGGCGGGCGGTGACCGTCTTCTCCACCGCGAAGAGCTCTTCCTCCACGTGGTCCAGCGCCAGCCGCAACGCCCCCGTCGCCACCGCCGCTTCGCCGAGCAGCGACAGCGCCACCCGCGGGGGCCGCAGGCAGTACCGCTCCAGTTCTCGACGGAGCGGTTCCAGCACCCCGTCCAGGCCGGCCGCCCAGCCGCCGACCACCACCAGCTCCGGATCCATCGCCAGCACCAGCGCCGCCACGTCGTGCACCAGGCGCTGGATGAACCGCTCCACCGCGGCCACCGCCCGCTCGTCACCCCGCTTGGCCATGGCGAACACCTCCGCGACCGCCGGCTCGTCCAGTGGGTGCAGGGGTTCGCCCGTGGTGGACAGCAGCCGCTCCGGGGTGACCTCGCGGCCCAGCAGGTGCAGCGCACCGATCTCGCCCGCCGCACCGCCGAACCCGCGGTGCAGCCTGCCGCCGATCAGCGAGCCCGCACCGGGGCTCAGTCCGGCCATCACGAACACGATGTCGTCCGTGTCCCGCGCCGCGCCCTTCCAATGCTCGGCGACCGCCGCCGCGTTGGCGTCGTTCTCCACCTGGACCGGGCAGCGGAACGAGCGCCGCAGCCGGTCCCCGAGCGGCAGTCCCGTCCAGCCGGGCAGTGCCGTACCGAGGCGGACGGTGCCGTCCGCCTCCACGATCCCGGGGCTGCCCACGCCGACCGCCCGCAGGGAGTCCCGCGGCACGCCGGCCCGGCGCAGCAGGTCGGCCACCGCAGCCCTGACCCGCTCCAGGCGCTCGTCGGCCGAAGCGGTCTCGGCGACCTCCTTCGTCCCGGCGCCGATCACCCGGCCGTCCAGTCCGGACAGCAGCACCGCGACCCGGTGCGAGCCGATCTCTATGCCCAGCAGATGCCCGGCCTCGGCACGGAAGCGGAACCTTCTCGCGGGCCGTCCCTGGCGGCGTGCGCCTTCCTCGGCCTCGGCCTCGACGACGAGCCCGGTGCCCATCAGCCCCTCCACGACCCCCTCGACGGTCGGCCGGGAGAGCCCGGTGACCCGGGTGAGGTCGGTGAGGGTCGGCGATCGGGCCGCACGCAGTGCCCGGAGCACCACGGCCGAATTGATCCGCCGGAGCAGAGAGGGATCCCCGCCGGTCAGCTGCCCCAACGTGTGTCCTCCCAGCTAGCGGCCCTGTCAGCCGGATCGTACTGCGCCCCCGGCGCCGCTGCGAGGACCAGTCCCCCCATCAGCCGGATCACCCCTCTCCTCAGGCCGGGGAGACGAACCCCGACTCGTACGCGGTGATCACCGCCTGGGTGCGGTCACGCGCCCCCAGCTTCCCCAGAATCGCGCTGACGTGTGACTTCACCGTCTCCGTGCCGACGATCAGTTCCCCCGCGATCTCCACATTGGTCAGGCCGCGCGCCATCAGCCGCAGCACCGCCTCCTCACGGTCGGTGAGCGCGGCCCGCTTGAGCACCGCGCGCGCCTGCTGATTGCCGTACTCGGCGGCCAGGGCACGGACGGCCGAGGGGAAGAGCAGCGTCTCGCCCTCCGCCACCAGCCGCACCGCGTGGACGATCTCCGAGGGCCGGGCCCGCTTGAGCAGGAAACCGTCCGCTCCGGCGCGCAGCGCCTGGTACACGTACTCGTCGTTCTCGAAGGTGGTGACCACGAGGATCTTCGGCGGCGAGTCCACCGAGCGCAGGACCGCCCGGGTGGCTTCGATCCCGTCGAGCAGGGGCATCCGCACGTCCATCGCCACCACGTCCGGCCGCAGTTGACGGACCAGGGGGATGACGGACGCACCGTCGGCGGCCTCGCCCACCACCTCGATGTCGGGCTGGGCCTCCAGGACGGCGCGCAGACCCGCGCGCACCAGGGGTTCGTCGTCGACGAGCAGTACGGTAACCGGCATCCGGTCAGCGTATTCGCTCCAGCGGAAGCCGGGCGCGCACTCTCCAACCGCCCCCGTGGGGGCCGGTTTCGGTCTCTCCGCCGAGCAGCGCGGCCCGCTCGCGCATGCCGCGCAGCCCGCTCCCGCTCCCGGGCATGACCGTCGGGCGTTCCGGCAGCGGGTTGGTGACCTCCAGTTCCAGCCGGTCCGCGGCCATCTCCACCCGGACCCGGACGGGAACGGGACCGCAGTGCCGGAGCACGTTGGTGAGCGCTTCCTGCAGGATCCGGTAGCCCTCACGGGTGACCGGTCCGGGCAACTTCTCCAGCGGGCCGCTCAACCGGGCGTCCACCGCCGCTCCCGAGGCCCGCGCGGACTCCAGCAGCCGGTCCGCCTCCGCCAGCGTCGGCCGCTGCGAGGGCGGCCGTCCCGACTCGCGCAGGACCGTCAGTACCCGCTCCAGGTCCTCCAGAGCGGCCCGGCCCGTCTCCTCGATCGCGCTGAGGGCGCGGTCGGTGAACTCCGGGTCGCCGGCCGCGCGTGCCGCGCCCGCCTGGACCACCGCCACCGTCAGTGCGTGCCCGATGGAGTCGTGCAGCTCGCGCGCGATGCGGGTCCGCTCCAGCAGTTGTTCCGTGCGTGCTTCCAGTGCCGTCAGCCGCTCGGCCGCGGACGGCCCCAGCAGCCGCTTCGCGATCACGGTGATCAGCTCGCCGAGGACGACGACCACCACGATCAGTACGACCAGCGGAAGCGGTGCGAGGAGGGCCGCGGCCCAGGGCGCCGGGGTGAACGGCACGGCCGGGTCGTCGCCGAGAGGGTGCCCGAGAGCGGTCGCGACGAGTTGGACGGTCATGACCGGCAGCCATACGGTGGCGAACATGGCCGCGCCGGAGACGATCAGCCGTATCTCCAGCCAGAGCACGGTCCGCCAGCGGTCCGCCCAGCGGACGGCGGGGGCCGTGCTGATGCCGCTCTCCTCGGTCTCGCGCTCCTGCGGGGTCAGCAGGAAGCGCGCCTGGAGACCCTCCGCCAGCCGTACCCACGGAACGAACCCGAACGGTATGACGATCAGCAGGGGCATCCACGGGCACCGCGGGTTGATGAACATCCACAGGGCGAGGAGCAGGAGCGGTACGCACAGGTGCAGCCAGCGCGTGTACGTCACTGACCTGAAGAGGGAGCGGACGAGTCGGGACATGCGTTCATCCTGGCAGGGGGTGCGGCGGTGGCGTCTCCCCCACGTGGGGGAGACGCCACCCTCGCATGGGGGAGGGAAGGGGGGAGGCCCGACGGCGACGCTTGAGCCATGAACCGCATCGAGATCCGCGAACTCACCAAGGACCACGGCAGCCGACGGGTCGTGGACCACCTGACCTTCGACGTCCTGCCCGGCAGGGTCACCGGCTTCCTGGGGCCCAACGGCGCCGGCAAGTCCACCACCCTGCGGCTGTTGTTGGGCCTGGACCGGCCGACCTCCGGCTCCGCCACCATCGGCGGGAGCCGGTTCACCGACCTCGACCGCCCCCTGCACCGGGTGGGAGCCCTCCTCGACCCCCAGGCGGCCCACTCGGGCCGCCGGGCCCGCGACCACCTCCTCGCGCTCGCCGTCAGCAACGGCATCCCACCCGCCCGCGTCGACAGGGTCCTGGAGCAGGCCGGTATCGCTTCCGTCGCCCGCCGCCGCATCGGAACCTTCTCACTGGGCATGCGCCAGCGCCTGGGCATAGCCGCCGCCCTGCTGGGCGACCCCGGAGTGCTGCTGCTGGACGAGCCGACCAACGGCCTCGACCCGGAGGGCATCATCTGGATCCGCGAGCTGATGCGCGGCCTCGCAGCCGAAGGGCGCACCGTCTTCGTCTCCAGCCATCTGATGGCCGAGTCGGCGGCGTTCGTCGACCACCTCGTGGTGCTGGGGCGGGGCAGGGTCCTCGCCGACACCTCGATGGAGGAGTTCATCAGCGCCCGCAGCACCCGGAGGGTGCGGTTGCGAACCTCGGAGCCGGAGCGGTTGGGGGCGGCCCTGGCCCGGGACGGCTTCGCGCTGGTCGCCGCCGAGGAGGGGTCCTGGACCGTCGACGGCATACGGGCCGACCGGATCGGCGCCCTCGCCGCCCGTGCGGGCATCCCCGTCCTGGAGCTGGCCGACGAGCGGGCCTCCCTGGAGCAGGCCTATCTCGATCTCACCGCCGACCGTGCGCAGTTCTCCGCCACCACCACCTGAATCCCGATGGGAGCCACCGTCATGACCTCTGCAGCCCTGCCCACCGTCTCCGTCCTGCACTCGGAGTGGATCAAGATACGTTCCATCCGTTCGACCCTCGGATCGCTCCTGGCCGTCTTCGCGGCCACCGCCGGCATCACCGTCCTCACCGCCGCCGCCATCGGCACCTCGGAACCGGGAGCACTGGGGGAGGACCGCCTGTTCGGAGCTTTCTTCGGCATCAACTTCGGGCAGATAGCGGCCGTCGCCTTCGGCGCCACGGCCTTCGCCGGTGAATTCCGCGACGGAGCGCTGCGGGTGTCGCTCACCGCCGTGCCCAACCGGACCCGGCTGTACCTGTCGAAGGCCGCCACGGTGGCCGGACTCGCCTTCGTGGTCGGTCAGATCACCGGCCTCGTCACCTTCGTCGCCGGCCAGGCCCTGATGGGGGAGTACGCCCTCTCCCTGGGGGACCCGGGCACTTTGCGGGCCGTGTTCGGCAGCGGTGCCTACCTCACGCTGATCGCCCTGCTGTCGGCCGGTCTGACGGCCCTGGTGCGCAGTGGCACGCTGGTGATGAGCCTGCTCATACCCTTCCTGCTGATCGTGCCCTTCGTGGTCGGTCAGGTCGCCGACGGTGCGGGACAGTTCATGCCCGACCGGGCCGGCCAGGTGGTGATGCGGCTGGAGGCGCAGGGGACGCTCGGTCCGTGGAGCGGGCTGGCGGTGACGGCGATGTGGGCCCTCGTGTCCCTGGCGGCGGGGTGGCTGGCCGTGCGGCGGCGCGACGCGTGACGCCGGACCAATTGTCAGTGGCCCCCGGAATACTGACGGTATGACCACGGCACAGCACCTCGACCTGATCGATCGGCTGCGGGCCCAGAGCTTCGTGGACGTGCCGGTGCGCCTCGGTCGGCACAGCAGCGGCCCCGGCTACCACCTCGTCCGTCTGGAGGAGACCGGGGACTTCTGGGAGGACGACGGTTCGGGACGCCGGGAGGCCGCCGACCAGATCAGCGCCGAGTACGCGGCCCTCACCCAGGCCCTGACGGAGCGCTGGGGGACGCCTCTGGTCTTCACGCTGTGCTCGCCGGCCGCCCTGGACACCGCGCCGGAGGAGCTCGCTCAACCCTGGGAGGAACTGACGCACAGCACCGACCACGTGCACCTCTGGCGGGCGGAGGACCGTTGGCTGGTGGCCTGTGTGACGCAGTGGAGTGAGGAGGACCCCTACACGCTGATGGCGGGGATCACCGTGACGGACCCGCCGTAGGACCGCGAAATCCGTTG
Protein-coding sequences here:
- a CDS encoding MFS transporter; translated protein: MIMRSFGQRISGLLSPSGPQRALILASFVSRVGNGLFNTASVLYFTLVVHLPAARVGVGLTIAGLVGLLAGVPAGNLADRYGPRTVWLASLAMQTATMAAFVFIHDWVTFTLIATLDRLAATAGGAAGGALIARAGGERPAAFRAKLRTFVNLGVVLGTLGAAVAVSADTRTAYTVLILANAASFACAGLMALGGVPNYRPLPRPEEHHRAAVLSDRPFVSFTALYGAMGLQYQTVSLLLPIWLSVHTDAPRWTVAAVYAVNSGVCVLFQSRIGSRVETPRQGGRAFRLAGLFFLVSCPLMALTADVPVWIAPGLAVLAVAVHSLGEVWESSGGLAIAFGIAPDHAQGQYQGFFGVGFNAGQALAPVVLTTAVLGLGHAGWLLLGVFFAALGAAGPPVAAWAERTRRSNAETDCATHDRPDGAPVTDPV
- a CDS encoding DUF4406 domain-containing protein, with the translated sequence MAVNLARLEAAAWPVFAAGHLPVIGEWIALPVLHSAGAGPTGPLADQVLYPTADRLLTHRDAVLRLPGDSSGADQDVATARRRGLPVHHDVAEIPRRTPQETA
- a CDS encoding ROK family transcriptional regulator; its protein translation is MGQLTGGDPSLLRRINSAVVLRALRAARSPTLTDLTRVTGLSRPTVEGVVEGLMGTGLVVEAEAEEGARRQGRPARRFRFRAEAGHLLGIEIGSHRVAVLLSGLDGRVIGAGTKEVAETASADERLERVRAAVADLLRRAGVPRDSLRAVGVGSPGIVEADGTVRLGTALPGWTGLPLGDRLRRSFRCPVQVENDANAAAVAEHWKGAARDTDDIVFVMAGLSPGAGSLIGGRLHRGFGGAAGEIGALHLLGREVTPERLLSTTGEPLHPLDEPAVAEVFAMAKRGDERAVAAVERFIQRLVHDVAALVLAMDPELVVVGGWAAGLDGVLEPLRRELERYCLRPPRVALSLLGEAAVATGALRLALDHVEEELFAVEKTVTARR
- a CDS encoding response regulator transcription factor — translated: MPVTVLLVDDEPLVRAGLRAVLEAQPDIEVVGEAADGASVIPLVRQLRPDVVAMDVRMPLLDGIEATRAVLRSVDSPPKILVVTTFENDEYVYQALRAGADGFLLKRARPSEIVHAVRLVAEGETLLFPSAVRALAAEYGNQQARAVLKRAALTDREEAVLRLMARGLTNVEIAGELIVGTETVKSHVSAILGKLGARDRTQAVITAYESGFVSPA
- a CDS encoding sensor histidine kinase, whose product is MSRLVRSLFRSVTYTRWLHLCVPLLLLALWMFINPRCPWMPLLIVIPFGFVPWVRLAEGLQARFLLTPQERETEESGISTAPAVRWADRWRTVLWLEIRLIVSGAAMFATVWLPVMTVQLVATALGHPLGDDPAVPFTPAPWAAALLAPLPLVVLIVVVVVLGELITVIAKRLLGPSAAERLTALEARTEQLLERTRIARELHDSIGHALTVAVVQAGAARAAGDPEFTDRALSAIEETGRAALEDLERVLTVLRESGRPPSQRPTLAEADRLLESARASGAAVDARLSGPLEKLPGPVTREGYRILQEALTNVLRHCGPVPVRVRVEMAADRLELEVTNPLPERPTVMPGSGSGLRGMRERAALLGGETETGPHGGGWRVRARLPLERIR
- a CDS encoding ABC transporter ATP-binding protein, translating into MNRIEIRELTKDHGSRRVVDHLTFDVLPGRVTGFLGPNGAGKSTTLRLLLGLDRPTSGSATIGGSRFTDLDRPLHRVGALLDPQAAHSGRRARDHLLALAVSNGIPPARVDRVLEQAGIASVARRRIGTFSLGMRQRLGIAAALLGDPGVLLLDEPTNGLDPEGIIWIRELMRGLAAEGRTVFVSSHLMAESAAFVDHLVVLGRGRVLADTSMEEFISARSTRRVRLRTSEPERLGAALARDGFALVAAEEGSWTVDGIRADRIGALAARAGIPVLELADERASLEQAYLDLTADRAQFSATTT
- a CDS encoding ABC transporter permease, which encodes MTSAALPTVSVLHSEWIKIRSIRSTLGSLLAVFAATAGITVLTAAAIGTSEPGALGEDRLFGAFFGINFGQIAAVAFGATAFAGEFRDGALRVSLTAVPNRTRLYLSKAATVAGLAFVVGQITGLVTFVAGQALMGEYALSLGDPGTLRAVFGSGAYLTLIALLSAGLTALVRSGTLVMSLLIPFLLIVPFVVGQVADGAGQFMPDRAGQVVMRLEAQGTLGPWSGLAVTAMWALVSLAAGWLAVRRRDA